The sequence GATAAATAGGCACTAAGGCTATGGTGAGCGTTTTCTTCGAGTTGAAACGAAACTCCACCAACTGTTGCATGAATTATCTTTTCCATGGTTATGAGTCTATTGTTCGCGTATCTTTTTTACGGTATCCACCAGCTCTGTCCAAGCCTGGTCGAGGTCGGAGAGAAATTCTCGTCCTTTCTCGGTAATAGCGTAGTACTTCCTTGGTGGACCTTGAGTGCTCTCCTCCCAGCGGTAGCTGAGCAATCCCTGGTTCTTCTGCCTGGTGAGCAGCGGGTAGAGCGTTCCTTCCACCACAATCATTTCCGACTCCTTGAGCTGCTGAATGAGGGAGGAGGCATAGGCATCCTGCTTCGAAAGTATGGAGAGTAT is a genomic window of Williamwhitmania taraxaci containing:
- a CDS encoding PadR family transcriptional regulator; this encodes MNAENVKAQMRKGVLEYCILSILSKQDAYASSLIQQLKESEMIVVEGTLYPLLTRQKNQGLLSYRWEESTQGPPRKYYAITEKGREFLSDLDQAWTELVDTVKKIREQ